The sequence TACTGCAGATTGAATAATTACAATATTTAAATTATCAATGAAAGCAATAGGAATATTAATTGGATCTCCTGTAAGTCTTTGAATCATTGAATGAACGGAACCTGCGTGAAATGTAGATATTACTGGATGACCAGTTTGCATTGCTTGAAATGTAATATTTGCCTCTTTACCCCTAATTTCACCAACAATAATATAGTCAGGTCTTGATCTTAATGATGCAATAAGTAAATCAAACATTGTAACATCAGTTTTTTCTCCAGACTCTCTTGTAACTAAATGTTGCCAAATAGGATGTGGAAGAGTAATCTCTGGAGTTTGCTCTACTGAATACACTTTAAAGTCAAATGGAATAAATGCAGTCATTGCATTAAGAGTTGTAGTTTTTCCTGATGCAGTTTCTCCACAAACAAACATTGAAACTCCACTTTCACAACATAACCATAAATATGCTCCCATCTCTGCACTCCAAGTTCCCCAATTAACAAGCATAGGTACACTAATAGGAGTTTCATTAAACTTCCTGATTGTAAATGATGAACCACCAAGACTTACTTTTCTAGAATAGATGTAGTTTACTCTTGAACCATCAGGCATAATTGCATCAACTACAGGTCTTGCTTCAGATACAGGCCTTTCTACTCTTTCAGAAGATTCTACAATATATTTATTTAATTCAATATCATTATCAAAAACAATTGTAGTTTCAATACTTCCAAAAACTTTATGAATTATCCAAATTGAACCTAAACCTACACAAGATATATCTTCAATATACATATCTCTTAATAAAGGCTCTAATTTTCCATAACCTAGTCTATCTTTAATTAAACTGAATAAAATATTATGATATTGAGTTTCATTGATTGTTATTTTTTTTCCAAGATTATTTAAAAAATTTGGTTTTTCAGGAGGATGACTAATATGAACTACATCATTATACAAACTTACAAGAACATCTTTTAATTCTTCAAGAGTATTTGGAATTTTTGCTGTATGTGCTACTTCAATTATTCTATCTACAATAGCATCATAATACTCTTTTTCATCTTTAGTTAATTCTGGCATGATTACAGTGTAAATAATACTACTAGAATCTTCACTTTCTTGACTTAAATGAATAAAAATAGGATCACCTACCGGATAAATAATGTTTGGATTTTCAACATCTTTTAAACTCCTATCCAATTGTGTTCTAAATTCTGGAACTCCTTTTATTTTAGAAATTTTAGTAACAAATTCTCTTAAATGGGAAAATTTAGCTTGTGCTTCATTAAAATCTAATGTTTTTGAAAAATGTTGTTTTTCTACCACTTTTGAGCCACCTCAGAGAGTGCAAAAATTTCAAAGAAATTTTTAGACATACTCAAAAATGAAATATTTTTGGCACACATCAATCTTTGATTGAATTGTGAAGCAATGCTATGCATTTTACTTTGTACAATTTTTATTAAATCAAATTTTAAAATATTATTTATAATTTCCATTTTTATGCATAACTTCCGATTTCGATAATCAATCCTTCTTTAGGCTCTACTCTAAATGGAATACTATTCTTGTAAATTCCATAGGGTCTTTTGAATCTTTTAACTTCAATGTTCCTAATTACTTCTCCACCTATTTTTTTAACTGCAATACTCAAAAATAAATCTGCAACACTTCTTAAAAGATTTTGAAATTTACTATCAAGTTGAGTAGGATCAATTGTGAAAATAACAGTTTTATTTAGATTGTTAAGTTTTCTAAAAAAATTTATAATATCATAAAATTCACTTTCTTCAGAACCTTGTTTAATTAACAAAAATGAAAGTGTATCAAATATTATTACATCACTTTCAAAAATTCTTTTATTTTCCATTATTTTTTTTAAAAAGTCTTCATCAAATTTAACTTTTCCTAAAAAAGGAACCATAGTCAAAAATAACATTTGTTGATTCAAAAAATAATTATTTATATTGTAATTTAGTGAGTTTAATTGCTTAATAAAATCTAAAGTATTTAGCTCAGTACTAATATAAGAAATTTTTACATTATTTTTTAACATTGCATATGAAAACCTTTGACAAAGAATACTTTTTCCTGAACCATCCTCTCCTTCTATTAAAATTATCGAGTTTTTAGGGATTCCTCCACCAAAATAAGAGTTCAACTCATCCCTTGCAAGCTCAATAGAAAAATATCCTTTTTCAAACATAGTAATCTTTCTCAAAATTGTAATATAAAGTTATTTTATTATTAGATAGTAAGAAAGGAATTATTATCTTATATTATATAGAAAAAAGTTAAAAAAAAAAGGGAGAAAAATATACTAAATAAAATTAAATTTTAATGATTCCGTTACCAATAATACGCCATTTATTACCTTCAAATCTTCTAAAGATTACTACTCGGTCTCCTTCAAAAGCCATTACAGGTTTTCTTAATGAAACAGTTGTTTCTTTAGGATTGGTTTTGATTACAGCACCAACAGTTGTTAGTGAATTTACAATTAACATTAAAGGTTCACTTGGAACAAAAGGTTTAACTTCAAACTCACCACTACTTGTAATTACTTTTGGAAATAAATTATTCTCAAAATTTACTTGAGTTAATGGTTCAGGTAAAGAACCTTTTAATCCTACAATTTGACCAACTAATGAGTCAGTTTTTGTGTTAGTAGGATCAAGTCCAGTCATTACTGCAACACTTCCACCTGGAACTGCAGTTTCTAACTTATCCTTATCAGACATTAAACCTTCAATTTTTGCATAAATTGATTCATAAAATACTTTACCATCTCTACTATATGCAAATCCAGGTTTAATTTCAATTTCATCTCCAACACTAAAACATCCTTTTTGTATGGAACCTCCAAGAATTCCACCTTTAAGTTTTAAATAACTATCTCCAGGTTTATTTATATCAAAAGATCTTACAATATTCATTAAAGGTTTATCATCTAAATTTCTTTGTGGATCTTTAAAATGTTCAACAATACTTTTCAATAATTCAGAGAGATTTGCCCCATATTGAGCAGACATAGGCATAATCGGAGAATCTTGTGCAATTGTTCCTTTTAAAAATTTTTTAATGTCTTGATAATTTTCTAAAGCTTCCTCTTTAGATACCATATCAATTTTATTTTGAATAACAATTACTTGTTTAATTCCAGCAATCTCTAAAGTTTTTAAGTGTTCAATTGTTTGAGGTTGTGGACATTTTTCATCAGCTGCAATTAGTAATAATGCGCAGTCCATTACTGCTGCTCCTGAAATCATTGTTGCCATAAAACTCTCATGTCCTGGAGCATCTACAATAGATACTTTCTTTAATGATTTTAGATTATCCTCATTTTTTGAACTGAATTTGTTTCCATCAGAATAAATAATAAAGTTCGTATAACCTAGTTTAATTGTAATTCCCCTTTTTTTCTCTTCAGAATGTGTATCTGTCCATTTCCCTGAAAGAAGCTTAGTTAAAGTAGTTTTTCCGTGATCTACATGTCCAACAATACCAATATTGATTGTTGGTTGAATTGGTAAATTATCTGTACTCATATAAAAAATAAATAATATGTATTATATAAAGGTTTCTAGTTATCAGTGTGAATTGTATATGCTAAAATCCTTCTTAGTCCTTTTAAATTTTCATTAGAGAGTTTTTCTTTTCTCAATTCAGCATTTAAATTAAGCAATTCAGAATAAAAATTTACTAATATATCCTTTTTAACAATATCTAAAGAAGTTTCTAATCCATAATTTCTTGCAACCCTAATTGTTCTGAGTGAAAAATCATCATTCCCATTTACTAATGAGATATATAACTTATTAACAAGAGCAATAGAATTGTCTTGAGTTAATGAATATAGTATGTTCGGATTAGGTTTAAACATTTTTCAATGTTATCTATAGCAAAAACTAACTTAAGACAATTTAGTTTAACTTATTAGAGATGAAAATGTTAAAATTTAACTTTTTCTTCTTTTCCCGAAGAAAGATTTTTTAGAGTATATACTCCTTCTTCAATATCATTTTTACCCAAGATTACTAAATTTTCACAACCCAAATATTCTGCATAATCAAAAGCTTTTTTTAGTTTATATCCATAAAACATTTCAACATTTTCATTTTTTCTTAGTTTATTTGCAAGATCAAATGATTTTTCAACTAAACTTTTATCTAAAGGAACAATTAAAGTATCAGTTAATCCTTCTTTGTCATCATTTTTTTCTAAACAAATCATTATTGGAACAAGTCCAAAACTTACACCTAAAGCAGGAATTACTTCAGAATTTCCAACATAATCACCTATAACTTTATCGTATCTTCCACCAGAACCTATAGAAGATTTAATTTTCCCATTTTTCTCATAAGCTTCCCAAATATTGCCTGTATATATATCTAAACCTCTTGACATTGAAAAATTAATTCGGAAATTTGTATAAGATTTAATTAAAATTGTAAGTTTTTCTAATTCTTCAATTCCTTCTATTAATAAATCATTTTTTGATACTTTTTTGATTTCTTCAAAAGAGTTATTCGATAAAATATCTATTGCGAGTTTGGCTTTTTCATCATCAAGACTTTTCTTTTTAATTTCTTCTAGAACACCTTTTTCACCAATCTTTTTTAATTTATCAATACTTAAAATTATAGCAGACAAATCTTTTTCTTCAAAACCAGATTGTAATAAAGCACCTCTTAAAATTTTATTATTATTTAATTCTAAAATTCCATCAATTCCAAGTTTTTCATAAGTTTCATAGAACATAATTAAAGCTTCAGCTTCTATTTCTACACCATTTATCCCAACTACATCACCATCACATTGCATAAACTCACGCATTCTTCCTGCTTTAATTGGTCCATCTCTGAAAACTTTTCCAATTTGATACCTTCTAAATGGTTTTTTTAATTTTTTATATTCTTGAGCTACAAATCTACACATTGGAACTGTTAAGTCGTATCTTAAACCAAGTTCCCTTTCCCCCCTATCAGATAATTTGAATATTTCCTGAACTATCTCAGCATCTTCATCATATTTATATTTTAATGTGTCCAAATATTCGATTAATGGTGTATCAAAAGGTCTAAATCCGAAACTCTCAAATCCTTGCTTAATAATCTCTAAAACTTTATTAATTTTAATCTGTTCTTTAGGACTACTATCTTTAGTACCCTTTAAAATTTCAAAATTCTTCTTTTGAGCCACCGAAAAATCTTTTTCAGATTTCGACTGTGTTTCTAATGTCATAATAATACATTAAAGAGAATTATTTAAAAAGCTACTGAAAAAATTATGAGTTATTAAATTCGACCAAAGTTTTTTCTAATTGATTATAATCTATAATTGGCAATTCTTCTTTGATAATTCCAACAATTTCTTCCCTACAATAATTAGAGATTCCTTGAGGCTTATAATATGTTAATTTGTTTTTATCAAATTGACAACAACCAACTGCACCAGAGACAATATAATTTTTTTTTGAATCAACACTAAGTTCCATACTTTCAACAAATTTTCCATCATTAAATAACACTATAAACTTACCTGCCTCTCCAAAAATTTTGAATGAGCAATCTTTACTTATTTCTTTTTCGATTCTATAACTTTTGTTCTCCACTATAAATTTAAATTAAATTAAAAGCATTTATAAATGTTTTTCTATAGTTTATTAGTAATGGTACAAAAATCAAGTAAGATTTTTGAATAAATACAAAATGAAACAGATATCATCATTAGATTTATATTATTTAGTTAGAGAGTTTAAAATCCTTGAAAATCAAAGAATAGATAGTTTTTATTTTGAAAGTGGAACATTTTATATTAAAGTTTATGTTAAACAAAAAGGTAATAAATATTTAACAAACAAGGTTTCTAAATTTATATATTTAGGTAATGAAAAAAAAGATAGTTCTACTCCTCCAAATTTTATTCAATATTTAAGAAAATATTTGAAAAATGCTTTTATAGAAACAATTGAACAAATGGAAAATGAAAGAATTTTGAAAATTATTATTACTAAAAAAAATGAAAAAGAGGAAATGGATACTTTTTATATATTCATCGAATTATTCTCAAATGGTAATGTTATTTTGACAGATGAAAATTTAAATATTAAAAATTCCCTTACAAAAAAAACATATAAAGATAGATCAATTAAAGTACATGAAAAATATGAATTACCACCACAAAAAGAAATTTCAATTTTTAATTTAGATAAGGAAAAATTTATTTCAATGTTTGAAAAAGAAGATTTAGAGATAGTAAAATTTTTAGCTACTAGGTTTGGAATTGGAGGTAAATTTGCAGAAGAAGTTTGTTTTAAAGCTAAAATCGATAAGAATGCTAAAGATCTCAAACCTGAAGAATTTAATAATTTGATTGAAAATTTAAAAAAATTACCAAATGAAGAAGTAAAATCATATGGAGTTTACAAAAATGAAGAATTAATAGATTTTATCCCCTTTGATTTTAGCTCAATTATTTATCACAAGAAAGAATTTACAAATTTTAATGATGTAATAAAAACTTATTTTGAACATTTTTTAGATGAAGCAGATAAACATGAAGAAGAACTAAAAAAAGAGCTAGAAAAACTTAAAAGAAGGCTCAAAACACAACAAAAACAAAAAGAGATGGTCTTAAAAGATTATGAAAAATATAATGAAATTGGAAATAAGATTTATGAACATTATTCCCTCATAGAAGAATTACTTGAATCAATTAATAAAGCTAGTAAAGAAAAAGGATGGGATTCTGTTAAAAAAACTATAAAAGAAAATGAAAAACTATCGAAAATTATTAAAGTTCTAAATTATAAAAACAATGAAATTATTTTGAATCTTGAATAATTGATTCTCTCAAATATAACCAATAAGAAATAGGTTCACCTTCACTTGTTTGTCCTATAGGGACGCCGCACATAATTTTACTTTTAGCAAAATTTTCATAAAAATGATTGGAAGTCTCTTGATCTAGTGTTATAAAACCTTTACAACTATATTGATTAGATTTCTTTTTAATGAATTTCTCTAATTTAGAATCATTTTTAATTAAAGGTAAATTATCTTTGTTTAAATCTTTTGATGAAGTAGTAGAATAATTTCTTTGAATTGAATGAAAATCTTTACTTATAAAATAAATTGTCCCAGTAAAACTCATAAGATTTAAAAATGGACCAATAGATTTTAAACCATTTTCCAAACTAACTTTGTGTTCTCTAAGTTCTTTTTCTTTTTTTCTAAACATATATATTAGATTTTAAATTTATTTATAAATTATTTGAATTGAAAAATAATTGATTTATCTATACTCACTTTATACTAAAAATCTATTGTTTTGATAATTTCTCAAAACTTTGAGCTAAACTACCAGCTTGAGTTGTTAGAAAACTAATTAAATATTCATTAAATAAGATATAATCAATGTCTTTTGTTGCATTTTCATTGTCATCAACTACAGTTACAGTAAAATTCTCAATATCCATATCTATACTTATTTCTTGTTTTTTAAATCCCCAATTTACTTCAATTACAATAACTAAATTCTCGGTATCATAGAACCATATTTTAATTTCTTCTTCTGAATCATTTAAAATTTTTATAGAAACAAAATCTTTAAATTCATTTGGAAGAAATTTTTTAAAAAAACTCTCAAGCATCAATTCATCATCTATTACTAAAAATTCTAATGCTCTTCTATTTTTGTTTAAATAGAAAAATTCAGTATAAAGGTCTTTATTTATAACTCTTTTACTCTTCTTTCTAAATTGTCTTAATATTGAATTAGTTTTTTCAGATCTTTCCATTTTTAAATTTCTCCATTAAATTTTTAATTTGTGAATGCGCCATTTAGACACCTTATAATACTTTAAGTTTTTTATATTTAAAAATATTGTTATTTATTTAATTTGATTTAACAAATTTAATACTTTATCTTTGTTCTCTAAAATTAAGTTTGGCAGTCTTGGTCCTTTTTCTTTACTAATTATCACTGTATAAGCTAGTTTGAAAAAATTTTTTACTTCAATTGAATTGTTTTCACAAATAATTTTGAATTCCGACATTAAGTCTTTGGAATCTTTATATTTATTTACAGCATCCCTCAAGTCTGTTAATGACTTTTTTTCTGATTCTAAAAACTCCATATCAATTGATTCTTGGAACTTAAAAACCATATCTTCAGGAGCATAATTTTCTAACCAATTTTTTGCGCATTCGAATCTATCTTTTAATCTATTTAAATCATAAACAGTCTTAATTTCATTTTTATAGAAAAAATTTACTTTTTCAAAATTAAAATTATTTGATTGTATAACTGTAGATAAATGCCTAAAACTAGGTTGAAATGGTATTGTTTTTTGAACTTCACTATCTCCAACCATACTAAGTTCATAAATTCTCTTATAAGTTGCTAATTTTTTTGCGTTCTTCTCTTCTTCTAAACCATAGTATAATCTCTCAAGTTTATCGAAATCTTCATAAATTTTTATTACATCTAAATCAAAACTAATCTCAAATTCAGCATTAGGTCTTGTTCCTGCAAATAAGAATAAGACCAATTCAGGTGTATATATTTTTAGAACATCAGGAATTGTTGCACCATTTCCTGAAGAACTAGAAACTTTACCTCCTTGACCTTTCATAGCAATATTAGTATAAAATGTGTCTACAGGACCTGATACACCAAATACTTCTTTTACTATTTCTTTTCCCGTAGTCCAACTTCCTCCAGTAGATGCATGATCTTTTCCTGAAGGCTCAAAAGTTATATTGTAAAAATCCCATCTCATTGGCCAATCAAGTCTCCACGATAATTTCACAATATGCGTTTTCTTGAAGTTAATTCTATTTTTAAAACCACAATTACAAACATAATCTAAACTGTATTCTTTATCATAATTAGATACATTAGTAGTATCTTTACCACATTTTTCACAAAAAACGCTCAAAGGAAACCAATTTTCATTAAGAGGTTCTTTCCTATATTTATCTAAAATTACTCTTACTTTTTCCTTTTCATTTAAAGCTTTTTTAATCCCATCAGCATAAATCCCTGAAGTTTGAAGTAAATGTTGCCTTTGAAATTGAATTGGAAATTTGAAAACTTCTAGAGATTCTTCTGCTTCTTGCATAAAATGCTCTGCAAAACTCTCATGACAACCCCAAGGATCTGGAACTGCAGCATTAGATAGTCTTAAGTATTTATCCCATTCTTCAGGAATATTTTTAGGTACTTTTCTAAAAGCATCATAACTATCCCATGAATAAATAAAATTAGTTTTTTTACCTTTTTTAACTAGTGCCCTTCTTACTAACTCAGTCGTAATTATCTCCCTAAAATGTCCTACATGCACGATTCCTGAAGGAGTGATGCCTGAGGCTACATTATATATTTTCTCATTAGGGAATTCATTCAATACTCTTTGAGCAGAGTTGTCTGCCCAGTGAACATTATCAAAATTTGGACTTTCTTTATTAGACATATAGAAAATATAAGAATAATTACTTTAAAAACTTATTTAAAATTCAAGCAATTTTAATTAATTTCTAAACTTGTCAAAAATCTGCATGATAAATATCACACAAAAAAAGAATTTATAAACAATTTCCAATCTCATTAATAAAATGCAATTCATTCACTCAGTTATTGTTGATACT is a genomic window of Candidatus Woesearchaeota archaeon containing:
- a CDS encoding type II/IV secretion system ATPase subunit, which gives rise to MVEKQHFSKTLDFNEAQAKFSHLREFVTKISKIKGVPEFRTQLDRSLKDVENPNIIYPVGDPIFIHLSQESEDSSSIIYTVIMPELTKDEKEYYDAIVDRIIEVAHTAKIPNTLEELKDVLVSLYNDVVHISHPPEKPNFLNNLGKKITINETQYHNILFSLIKDRLGYGKLEPLLRDMYIEDISCVGLGSIWIIHKVFGSIETTIVFDNDIELNKYIVESSERVERPVSEARPVVDAIMPDGSRVNYIYSRKVSLGGSSFTIRKFNETPISVPMLVNWGTWSAEMGAYLWLCCESGVSMFVCGETASGKTTTLNAMTAFIPFDFKVYSVEQTPEITLPHPIWQHLVTRESGEKTDVTMFDLLIASLRSRPDYIIVGEIRGKEANITFQAMQTGHPVISTFHAGSVHSMIQRLTGDPINIPIAFIDNLNIVIIQSAVYVKGKVERRVLSVTEIINYNDEVGKVLTKEVFHWDHGKDQHLFRGLYNSYILEQKIAKHLGLADARDIYNIMKNRTKIIEKLIQKNIMDYFEVVKILKRYRTDGESSLPFSL
- a CDS encoding translation initiation factor IF-2 subunit gamma, yielding MSTDNLPIQPTINIGIVGHVDHGKTTLTKLLSGKWTDTHSEEKKRGITIKLGYTNFIIYSDGNKFSSKNEDNLKSLKKVSIVDAPGHESFMATMISGAAVMDCALLLIAADEKCPQPQTIEHLKTLEIAGIKQVIVIQNKIDMVSKEEALENYQDIKKFLKGTIAQDSPIMPMSAQYGANLSELLKSIVEHFKDPQRNLDDKPLMNIVRSFDINKPGDSYLKLKGGILGGSIQKGCFSVGDEIEIKPGFAYSRDGKVFYESIYAKIEGLMSDKDKLETAVPGGSVAVMTGLDPTNTKTDSLVGQIVGLKGSLPEPLTQVNFENNLFPKVITSSGEFEVKPFVPSEPLMLIVNSLTTVGAVIKTNPKETTVSLRKPVMAFEGDRVVIFRRFEGNKWRIIGNGIIKI
- the hisS gene encoding histidine--tRNA ligase, giving the protein MTLETQSKSEKDFSVAQKKNFEILKGTKDSSPKEQIKINKVLEIIKQGFESFGFRPFDTPLIEYLDTLKYKYDEDAEIVQEIFKLSDRGERELGLRYDLTVPMCRFVAQEYKKLKKPFRRYQIGKVFRDGPIKAGRMREFMQCDGDVVGINGVEIEAEALIMFYETYEKLGIDGILELNNNKILRGALLQSGFEEKDLSAIILSIDKLKKIGEKGVLEEIKKKSLDDEKAKLAIDILSNNSFEEIKKVSKNDLLIEGIEELEKLTILIKSYTNFRINFSMSRGLDIYTGNIWEAYEKNGKIKSSIGSGGRYDKVIGDYVGNSEVIPALGVSFGLVPIMICLEKNDDKEGLTDTLIVPLDKSLVEKSFDLANKLRKNENVEMFYGYKLKKAFDYAEYLGCENLVILGKNDIEEGVYTLKNLSSGKEEKVKF
- a CDS encoding NFACT family protein, with product MKQISSLDLYYLVREFKILENQRIDSFYFESGTFYIKVYVKQKGNKYLTNKVSKFIYLGNEKKDSSTPPNFIQYLRKYLKNAFIETIEQMENERILKIIITKKNEKEEMDTFYIFIELFSNGNVILTDENLNIKNSLTKKTYKDRSIKVHEKYELPPQKEISIFNLDKEKFISMFEKEDLEIVKFLATRFGIGGKFAEEVCFKAKIDKNAKDLKPEEFNNLIENLKKLPNEEVKSYGVYKNEELIDFIPFDFSSIIYHKKEFTNFNDVIKTYFEHFLDEADKHEEELKKELEKLKRRLKTQQKQKEMVLKDYEKYNEIGNKIYEHYSLIEELLESINKASKEKGWDSVKKTIKENEKLSKIIKVLNYKNNEIILNLE
- the lysS gene encoding lysine--tRNA ligase produces the protein MSNKESPNFDNVHWADNSAQRVLNEFPNEKIYNVASGITPSGIVHVGHFREIITTELVRRALVKKGKKTNFIYSWDSYDAFRKVPKNIPEEWDKYLRLSNAAVPDPWGCHESFAEHFMQEAEESLEVFKFPIQFQRQHLLQTSGIYADGIKKALNEKEKVRVILDKYRKEPLNENWFPLSVFCEKCGKDTTNVSNYDKEYSLDYVCNCGFKNRINFKKTHIVKLSWRLDWPMRWDFYNITFEPSGKDHASTGGSWTTGKEIVKEVFGVSGPVDTFYTNIAMKGQGGKVSSSSGNGATIPDVLKIYTPELVLFLFAGTRPNAEFEISFDLDVIKIYEDFDKLERLYYGLEEEKNAKKLATYKRIYELSMVGDSEVQKTIPFQPSFRHLSTVIQSNNFNFEKVNFFYKNEIKTVYDLNRLKDRFECAKNWLENYAPEDMVFKFQESIDMEFLESEKKSLTDLRDAVNKYKDSKDLMSEFKIICENNSIEVKNFFKLAYTVIISKEKGPRLPNLILENKDKVLNLLNQIK